The Lysobacter sp. HDW10 genome window below encodes:
- a CDS encoding GNAT family N-acetyltransferase has translation MAATHAQWFERLREGAPAIETERLWLRVPHAEDFERFAEMMADPGTHFIGGPLKRGEAWRRFLVMPGAWWTQGFGMFSMIEKSSGQFVGQAGPWQPEGWPGTEVGYACHPECRGKGYVTEACSAAIDWAFDVLNWTEVIHSVDPNNTASAQVAQRLGARLLKTGNFLPAPFEETEINIWGQTRSEWRAQRAPITA, from the coding sequence ATGGCTGCCACGCACGCCCAATGGTTCGAACGTTTGCGAGAAGGTGCGCCGGCGATTGAAACGGAGCGCTTGTGGCTGCGTGTGCCGCACGCAGAGGATTTTGAGCGCTTCGCCGAAATGATGGCTGATCCGGGTACGCACTTTATTGGCGGTCCGCTCAAGCGCGGTGAGGCATGGCGTCGTTTCTTGGTGATGCCAGGTGCTTGGTGGACGCAGGGGTTTGGCATGTTCTCCATGATTGAAAAATCATCCGGCCAGTTTGTGGGTCAGGCCGGTCCGTGGCAGCCAGAAGGCTGGCCGGGGACTGAAGTGGGCTATGCCTGTCATCCGGAGTGTCGTGGCAAGGGCTACGTCACTGAGGCGTGTTCGGCTGCGATCGATTGGGCCTTCGATGTACTGAATTGGACCGAGGTCATTCATAGCGTGGATCCGAATAACACGGCATCTGCACAGGTGGCACAACGCTTGGGTGCACGCTTGTTGAAAACAGGCAATTTTCTGCCCGCGCCCTTCGAAGAAACAGAAATCAATATCTGGGGTCAAACCCGTTCAGAATGGCGCGCCCAACGTGCGCCTATCACCGCTTAA
- a CDS encoding DUF2235 domain-containing protein yields MGSTSGLDRTKERNPSVEDNWQLANAVDKIAETRVPKLHGNNRHERLFYAMFDGSNQTRDRVQNAQDGKVRTAVGYFADALEVSGRKHGISVGYQTGVGAEGNALERIRGLADGTGAVEKIERQYERMCQQMAEWRKEDPQAQLRVVGMGFSRGGDQAAAFLRLVHERGVLQPGSKTQYLVEPGKVPQAALLLDPVATGALENTDRRLPSSTLYGVQVVSRDERRAGFDSNPILPDGQSKDGRYLSVTVPGGHGDTAHGHAKDAASVRIENALVDVVNGFSGKRILEKVPQSKDAYSKLHDTQWNLPTTLGELFGDTDPGARKARMSLAPESKCEQDPKACYRVDPVDTTMQKQFHYRPQEHAPVRETNGPGHVSIDPLNDTLQSPGLKPVLHSAIAAMESLKTRHPELAHMSAPQLATGAMNHWKSTGAQGMFTEVTLARGQNGQTNVVLSDSATTGPAARREPTTLEALTRVGFEEGLAQLVQAQSDERNLQLKQAQLNTLAQPKHALMI; encoded by the coding sequence ATGGGCAGCACATCGGGACTGGACCGCACAAAGGAACGCAATCCTTCGGTAGAAGACAACTGGCAACTCGCCAATGCCGTCGACAAGATTGCGGAAACGCGCGTCCCAAAATTGCATGGCAACAATCGTCATGAGCGGCTCTTCTACGCCATGTTCGATGGCAGCAATCAAACGCGCGATCGTGTCCAGAACGCGCAGGACGGTAAGGTGCGCACGGCCGTCGGCTATTTTGCGGATGCGTTGGAGGTCTCGGGACGCAAGCATGGCATTTCGGTCGGCTATCAGACGGGTGTAGGCGCAGAAGGCAACGCCTTGGAACGCATTCGCGGTTTGGCAGATGGCACCGGCGCGGTCGAAAAGATCGAACGCCAATACGAGCGCATGTGCCAACAAATGGCCGAATGGCGCAAAGAAGACCCGCAAGCGCAATTGCGCGTTGTTGGCATGGGGTTTAGCCGCGGTGGTGATCAAGCCGCTGCCTTCTTGCGCCTCGTGCATGAGCGCGGTGTGCTTCAACCCGGCAGCAAAACGCAGTATTTGGTTGAGCCGGGCAAAGTGCCGCAGGCCGCGCTCCTGTTGGATCCGGTCGCGACCGGTGCGCTGGAGAACACCGACCGTCGCTTGCCGTCCTCCACGCTGTACGGTGTGCAAGTGGTGTCGCGTGATGAGCGACGTGCGGGCTTTGATTCGAATCCAATTCTGCCCGACGGTCAAAGCAAAGACGGTCGCTATCTGTCTGTCACGGTGCCAGGCGGTCATGGTGACACCGCACACGGGCACGCGAAAGATGCCGCGTCCGTTCGCATCGAAAACGCATTGGTGGATGTCGTGAACGGGTTCTCCGGTAAGCGCATTCTCGAGAAAGTGCCGCAATCAAAAGATGCCTACTCGAAGCTGCATGACACACAATGGAATCTGCCGACGACACTCGGCGAACTCTTTGGCGACACAGACCCTGGCGCACGCAAGGCGCGCATGTCGTTGGCACCTGAGTCAAAGTGCGAGCAAGACCCCAAGGCCTGCTATCGCGTTGACCCGGTAGATACGACGATGCAAAAACAGTTTCACTATCGACCGCAAGAACACGCACCGGTGCGCGAAACCAATGGACCGGGTCACGTCAGCATCGATCCCTTGAACGACACGCTGCAGTCGCCGGGTCTAAAGCCCGTGCTGCATTCCGCCATCGCGGCCATGGAAAGCTTGAAGACGCGTCATCCAGAGCTCGCACACATGTCTGCCCCGCAATTGGCCACGGGTGCGATGAATCATTGGAAATCCACAGGTGCCCAAGGCATGTTTACGGAAGTCACCTTGGCGCGTGGACAGAATGGTCAAACCAATGTCGTCTTGAGTGATTCGGCCACCACGGGTCCGGCAGCGCGTCGTGAACCGACAACCTTAGAAGCACTTACACGCGTTGGCTTTGAAGAGGGCCTCGCACAACTCGTTCAAGCACAGAGCGATGAGCGCAACCTCCAACTCAAGCAAGCGCAATTGAATACGCTTGCGCAGCCTAAGCATGCCCTGATGATTTAA
- a CDS encoding thiamine pyrophosphate-dependent enzyme, producing MFASVPNPIPARMKDLNRAKICDVNFMEFVKAWDGPKDAKPSPNEAILEGSALDARGFRELFESQLISRHLDLMARELRVQNKVFYTIGSSGHEGNAMVARATRHTDPAFLHYRSGGFMAERFRKLPGMDPIMDSALSFAASAEDPASGGRHKVWGSKPLWVLPQTSTIASHLPKALGTAIAIEAGKRLRSGLPIPDDSIAICSFGDASANHATAQTAFNAASWTAYQKLPAPVLFVCEDNGIGISVKTPNDWIAASFRNRPDLDYFYADGLDLANGYADVEKAVEHCRRTRRPTFLHLRTTRIMGHAGTDFEIEWRSFEELCAVEASDPLLRSAAIGLESGLMSKMEILALYEDTRKRCFAAAEDADQRPRIETLAHVVAPLAPYTPDKVMVEAQRNDYQATREQVFGGEEKLPEAQAPKHLAVQINQGLHDLMAKYPETLLFGEDVAQKGGVYTVTKGLHKAFGNRRVFNTLLDETMILGMAQGFANMGMLPIPEIQYLAYLHNAIDQVRGEACSLQFFSNNQFANPMLIRIAGLGYQRGFGGHFHNDNSITALRDIPGLVVGCPSRGDDAAMMLRTLAALSKVDGRVSVFLEPIALYMTKDLYEAGDGAWLTHYPTPDKALVIGEPRVYSPEAKDLVIFTYGNGVPMSLRAARDIERKQACKVRVVDLRWLVPLNAEAIVREARECARILVVDEGRHSAGVGEGVITALTEGGQGGKPMHRISGADTYTPLAGAAFLVIPKEADIVDAALGLF from the coding sequence ATGTTTGCGTCTGTCCCGAACCCCATCCCTGCGCGTATGAAAGATTTGAATCGCGCAAAGATTTGCGACGTCAACTTCATGGAGTTCGTCAAAGCCTGGGACGGCCCGAAAGACGCCAAACCTTCGCCCAATGAAGCCATTCTCGAAGGCAGTGCCTTGGACGCGCGTGGTTTCAGAGAGTTGTTCGAATCGCAATTGATTTCCAGACATCTGGATCTAATGGCGCGCGAGTTACGCGTTCAAAATAAAGTTTTCTACACCATCGGCTCGTCGGGACACGAAGGCAATGCGATGGTGGCGCGTGCGACACGCCACACAGATCCGGCGTTCTTGCACTACCGCAGCGGTGGTTTCATGGCCGAACGTTTCCGCAAGCTGCCGGGCATGGATCCGATCATGGATTCGGCCTTGAGCTTTGCCGCGAGTGCAGAAGACCCCGCAAGTGGTGGCCGCCATAAAGTGTGGGGAAGCAAACCGCTTTGGGTGTTGCCGCAAACGTCAACGATTGCATCGCACTTGCCGAAGGCATTGGGGACGGCGATCGCCATCGAGGCCGGTAAGCGCTTGCGTAGTGGCTTGCCGATTCCGGACGACAGCATTGCGATTTGTTCTTTCGGTGATGCTTCGGCGAATCACGCGACGGCACAGACCGCATTCAACGCAGCATCTTGGACTGCGTATCAGAAGTTGCCGGCACCGGTTTTGTTTGTGTGCGAAGACAATGGCATTGGTATTTCGGTGAAAACGCCGAATGATTGGATCGCTGCGTCTTTCCGCAACCGTCCTGATCTCGACTACTTCTATGCCGATGGTTTGGATTTGGCCAACGGCTATGCCGATGTTGAGAAAGCCGTCGAACATTGTCGTCGCACGCGTCGTCCGACCTTTTTGCATTTGCGCACAACGCGCATCATGGGGCATGCAGGTACAGATTTTGAAATCGAATGGCGTTCGTTCGAAGAGCTGTGCGCGGTAGAAGCGAGCGATCCGCTGTTGCGTTCTGCAGCCATTGGGCTTGAGTCGGGTTTGATGAGCAAGATGGAAATTCTTGCCTTGTACGAAGACACGCGCAAACGGTGTTTTGCAGCTGCGGAAGACGCGGATCAGCGACCGCGCATTGAAACCTTGGCACACGTCGTTGCGCCGCTCGCGCCTTACACGCCAGACAAGGTCATGGTGGAAGCGCAACGCAATGACTACCAGGCCACGCGCGAACAAGTGTTTGGTGGCGAAGAAAAGCTGCCTGAAGCACAAGCCCCGAAACATTTGGCGGTGCAGATCAACCAAGGTCTGCATGACTTGATGGCGAAGTATCCCGAAACCTTGCTGTTCGGCGAAGACGTCGCGCAGAAGGGCGGAGTTTACACCGTGACCAAAGGCTTGCACAAAGCGTTTGGCAATCGGCGCGTCTTCAACACCTTGCTCGATGAGACGATGATTCTCGGCATGGCCCAAGGGTTCGCCAACATGGGGATGCTGCCGATTCCCGAGATTCAATATTTGGCGTATTTGCACAACGCCATCGATCAGGTGCGTGGCGAAGCATGCAGTCTGCAATTCTTCAGCAACAATCAGTTCGCGAACCCGATGCTGATTCGTATCGCTGGGCTTGGCTACCAGCGTGGTTTCGGTGGTCACTTCCACAATGACAATTCGATCACGGCATTGCGTGATATTCCCGGTCTTGTCGTGGGCTGTCCTTCGCGCGGTGATGATGCAGCGATGATGTTGCGGACCTTGGCCGCTTTGTCGAAGGTCGATGGACGGGTCAGTGTGTTTCTTGAACCCATCGCTTTGTACATGACCAAAGATTTGTACGAAGCAGGTGATGGCGCTTGGCTGACGCACTATCCGACACCTGACAAAGCCTTGGTCATCGGTGAGCCACGTGTCTATTCGCCTGAAGCCAAAGACCTGGTGATCTTCACTTACGGCAATGGCGTGCCCATGAGCTTGCGTGCAGCGCGCGACATCGAGCGCAAGCAGGCCTGCAAGGTCCGTGTGGTCGATCTGCGTTGGTTGGTGCCTTTGAATGCCGAAGCGATTGTGCGCGAAGCACGCGAATGCGCACGCATCCTGGTGGTCGATGAAGGTCGACACAGTGCCGGCGTCGGCGAGGGTGTCATCACCGCACTGACGGAAGGCGGGCAGGGTGGCAAACCCATGCATCGCATCTCGGGTGCTGACACCTATACCCCGCTCGCAGGCGCTGCCTTCTTGGTGATTCCAAAAGAGGCAGATATTGTCGACGCAGCATTAGGACTTTTCTGA
- a CDS encoding cold-shock protein has translation MSNREIGTVKWFNDAKGFGFISRENGEDVFVHFRAIQMQGFKSLKEGQRVSFTVVQGQKGLQADAVEAA, from the coding sequence ATGTCGAATCGTGAAATCGGAACCGTTAAGTGGTTCAACGACGCGAAGGGCTTCGGCTTCATCAGCCGTGAAAACGGCGAAGACGTGTTCGTGCATTTCCGCGCGATCCAAATGCAAGGCTTCAAGAGCTTGAAAGAAGGCCAACGCGTCTCTTTCACAGTCGTGCAAGGCCAAAAAGGTCTGCAAGCCGACGCAGTCGAAGCTGCATAA
- a CDS encoding tRNA threonylcarbamoyladenosine dehydratase yields MDPRAERFGGIDRLYGSGTLAALKDAHVSVVGVGGVGSWAVEALARSGVGKLTLIDADDICVSNTNRQLPALAGAYGRPKISEMAARCRAINPSIEVIEVQSFLTESNMDALMSDDVDVVLDACDSFRTKVTLAAFCKRRKQKLVMVGSAGGRTDVTQIRLRDLSRTEHDAMLSLIRKKLRSEFNFPRNKDRYFSISAVYSLENVQYPQADGSVCGVRPALNKDEILRMECGAGLGAATHVTGAFAFAAVGRVLELLKKATS; encoded by the coding sequence ATGGACCCACGCGCAGAACGATTTGGCGGCATTGACCGCCTGTATGGGAGTGGCACATTGGCCGCTCTGAAAGATGCGCATGTCAGCGTCGTCGGTGTCGGCGGGGTGGGCTCTTGGGCTGTGGAAGCGCTTGCACGTAGCGGCGTCGGCAAATTGACCTTGATCGACGCAGACGACATTTGCGTCTCCAATACCAATCGGCAACTGCCCGCCTTGGCGGGCGCTTATGGCCGACCCAAGATCTCGGAGATGGCGGCGCGCTGCCGCGCGATTAACCCGTCCATTGAAGTGATCGAAGTGCAGTCGTTCCTGACCGAGTCCAACATGGACGCATTGATGTCCGACGATGTCGATGTGGTGCTGGACGCATGCGATAGCTTTCGCACCAAGGTGACATTGGCTGCCTTCTGCAAGCGGCGCAAGCAAAAGTTGGTGATGGTGGGATCGGCCGGTGGTCGAACCGATGTGACACAGATTCGCTTGCGAGATCTGTCACGCACGGAGCACGATGCCATGCTGTCTTTGATCCGCAAAAAATTGCGCAGTGAATTCAACTTTCCGCGCAACAAGGATCGTTACTTCAGCATTTCGGCTGTGTATTCGCTAGAGAACGTTCAGTACCCGCAAGCGGACGGATCGGTGTGTGGTGTTCGACCTGCGCTCAACAAAGATGAAATTCTGCGCATGGAATGTGGCGCGGGTTTGGGTGCGGCAACACATGTGACGGGTGCCTTCGCATTCGCGGCTGTGGGTCGCGTCTTGGAACTGCTTAAGAAAGCAACCAGCTAA
- a CDS encoding DUF6116 family protein yields the protein MATFLLRPLLKWAEKLSHPRLFAVIGALFFFDMIIPDFIPFIDEILLGLGTLVLANMKRKHVDTSRTDNVIDGEAR from the coding sequence ATGGCAACATTTCTCTTGCGTCCCCTGCTGAAGTGGGCGGAAAAATTGAGTCATCCGCGTTTGTTTGCGGTGATCGGCGCCCTGTTCTTCTTCGACATGATCATTCCTGATTTCATTCCATTCATTGATGAAATCCTGCTCGGCCTGGGCACCTTGGTCTTAGCCAATATGAAGCGCAAGCACGTTGATACGAGTCGCACTGACAACGTGATCGATGGCGAAGCGCGCTAA
- a CDS encoding glycine zipper 2TM domain-containing protein produces MTTDHKILAASIGAALLVGGGAVAAFNEMRASGNKVEPAVAHSALTSQPTNDLAMAAAPLTPSAATLAQTRAPILAVNEVKQGGTVSARVLEVAPVTKTVAQNTPRQSCHDQVVQERLPERDGNIGGTVIGAVIGGLAGNRVGDGRGRDAATVAGAAAGGYIGNRIDRRHVGGRVVNRTEQRCQTVNDRTTSEKTIAYNVTYRTPEGETGVKRVTKKPGTRIDVAGATKSAYDVTYSFAGRERTVRLDDRPSGNAFPVVDGRVVTSL; encoded by the coding sequence ATGACCACCGACCATAAAATTCTTGCCGCCTCAATTGGCGCTGCATTGCTTGTTGGCGGCGGCGCGGTAGCGGCTTTTAATGAAATGCGCGCATCTGGCAACAAGGTTGAGCCGGCCGTGGCGCACTCTGCGCTCACATCGCAGCCCACGAATGACTTGGCGATGGCCGCAGCGCCCCTGACACCCTCTGCAGCAACGCTCGCGCAAACACGTGCGCCCATCTTGGCGGTGAATGAAGTCAAGCAAGGCGGCACGGTGTCTGCGCGCGTATTGGAAGTGGCGCCAGTCACGAAGACCGTTGCGCAAAACACACCGCGCCAATCGTGTCATGACCAAGTCGTGCAAGAGCGACTGCCAGAACGCGACGGCAATATTGGTGGCACCGTCATTGGTGCAGTGATTGGCGGTTTGGCCGGGAATCGAGTGGGGGATGGTCGCGGTCGTGATGCCGCAACCGTCGCCGGTGCCGCAGCAGGTGGCTACATCGGCAACCGCATCGACCGTCGCCATGTGGGCGGACGCGTGGTGAATCGTACTGAGCAACGCTGTCAAACGGTCAACGACCGCACAACGTCTGAGAAGACCATTGCCTACAACGTCACCTACCGCACCCCCGAAGGCGAGACCGGTGTGAAGCGCGTCACCAAGAAGCCGGGGACACGTATTGACGTCGCCGGTGCGACGAAGTCTGCCTATGACGTGACCTATAGCTTTGCCGGACGGGAGCGCACGGTGCGCTTGGATGACCGTCCGAGCGGAAATGCGTTTCCAGTGGTCGATGGCCGCGTCGTGACATCGCTTTAA
- a CDS encoding cytochrome c, with protein MSTENPRPQSGNAFGRYFFMLLLGLVLGAIATVMITNAIQARKDHFPDAVMTVMSWHMDQLKQNVEANRCAVTDTLPHLQSLRRMADNLEPGFKTLSAADAKFGQHASNLRSTLDGALAAPPSSCDGLKKVMAQIGDGCKTCHQDFRK; from the coding sequence ATGTCGACAGAAAATCCGAGGCCGCAAAGCGGCAATGCGTTCGGACGCTATTTTTTCATGTTGTTGCTCGGCTTGGTACTGGGCGCGATCGCAACCGTGATGATCACCAATGCCATCCAAGCGCGCAAAGACCACTTTCCTGATGCCGTCATGACTGTCATGTCCTGGCACATGGATCAATTGAAACAGAATGTTGAGGCAAATCGCTGTGCCGTGACTGACACGCTGCCCCACCTGCAATCATTGCGCCGCATGGCAGACAACTTGGAACCCGGTTTCAAGACCCTGTCTGCCGCAGACGCCAAGTTCGGCCAACACGCCAGCAACCTACGTAGCACGCTGGACGGCGCACTTGCCGCTCCGCCTTCAAGCTGCGACGGCTTGAAGAAAGTGATGGCGCAAATTGGTGACGGTTGCAAAACCTGCCATCAGGACTTCCGCAAATAA
- a CDS encoding glycine zipper 2TM domain-containing protein — protein sequence MKHYAKIALIVATTLTMGACATTSNGYGYGNSAPGPVSGQCYDCGTVTRIDTTSHSNAPNATGAIIGGVVGAVAARQIAKDKTSSEGKQNAAAIAGAVGGAVAGNAIQNRTQNDYSVTVRMDDGRYVTTSQSDIGGIREGSYVRVYNGRAWAR from the coding sequence ATGAAGCATTACGCAAAGATTGCACTCATTGTCGCAACGACCTTGACGATGGGTGCCTGTGCGACCACGTCGAATGGCTATGGTTACGGCAACAGCGCACCAGGACCGGTATCCGGTCAATGCTATGACTGTGGCACGGTGACGCGCATCGACACGACCTCGCATTCGAATGCACCCAATGCCACCGGCGCGATTATTGGGGGCGTGGTGGGCGCAGTTGCTGCACGCCAAATTGCGAAAGACAAGACCTCTAGCGAAGGCAAGCAAAATGCTGCAGCCATTGCGGGTGCCGTAGGTGGCGCAGTCGCAGGTAACGCGATTCAAAACCGCACGCAGAATGACTACAGTGTCACCGTGCGCATGGATGACGGTCGCTACGTAACGACCTCGCAATCGGACATCGGCGGCATTCGAGAAGGCTCGTATGTGCGCGTGTACAACGGGCGTGCTTGGGCGCGCTGA
- a CDS encoding acyl-CoA dehydrogenase family protein, translated as MALHPYDLFDVRSLLTEEERAVQDSVARFTDERVLPIIGDYFDRGEFPKELISEMAELGLLGSSLPEEYGCAGLNGVSYGLICQELERGDSGIRSFASVQSSLCMYPIYAYGTEEQKRRWLPDMAAGKAIGCFGLTEPHGGSDPANMKTHAKRDGDDWVINGSKMWITNGNLADVAIVWAQTEDGIQGFLLEKGMKGFDAQLIKHKMSLRASVTSALFFDNVRVPESNRLPNVKGLKGPLGCLTQARYGITWGPIGAAIACLDEALKYSKERILFDRPVAATQSAQLKMADWARRITAAQLISLQLGRLKDAGTMQPTQVSLAKWNNVRMAIDIAREARDLLGGAGITTEHCPIRHALNLESVITYEGTETVHQLVVGRELTGINAF; from the coding sequence ATGGCCTTGCATCCTTACGATCTTTTCGATGTCCGTTCCCTTTTGACCGAAGAGGAGCGTGCCGTTCAAGACTCCGTGGCGCGGTTTACGGATGAGCGCGTCCTGCCGATCATTGGCGACTATTTCGACCGTGGTGAATTCCCGAAAGAACTCATCTCTGAAATGGCCGAACTCGGTTTGCTGGGTTCGTCATTGCCTGAGGAATACGGCTGTGCAGGTTTGAACGGTGTCAGCTACGGCTTGATCTGCCAGGAACTCGAGCGCGGTGATTCCGGCATTCGTAGTTTTGCCAGCGTACAAAGTTCGCTGTGTATGTATCCGATCTACGCCTACGGCACGGAAGAACAGAAGCGTCGTTGGTTGCCGGATATGGCTGCAGGCAAAGCGATTGGCTGTTTTGGTTTGACCGAGCCCCACGGTGGTTCTGATCCCGCGAACATGAAGACCCATGCCAAGCGCGACGGCGATGACTGGGTGATCAATGGATCGAAGATGTGGATCACCAATGGCAACCTCGCCGACGTCGCCATTGTGTGGGCGCAAACCGAAGACGGTATTCAGGGCTTCTTGCTTGAGAAGGGCATGAAGGGCTTTGACGCGCAACTGATCAAACACAAGATGAGCCTGCGCGCCTCGGTGACGTCCGCACTCTTCTTTGACAATGTGCGTGTGCCCGAATCGAATCGACTGCCTAACGTGAAAGGCTTGAAAGGTCCGTTGGGATGCTTGACGCAAGCGCGCTATGGCATCACTTGGGGACCGATCGGCGCAGCCATTGCGTGTCTTGACGAAGCTTTGAAGTATTCGAAAGAACGCATCCTGTTTGATCGTCCGGTGGCGGCAACACAAAGCGCACAATTGAAGATGGCTGACTGGGCGCGTCGTATCACGGCAGCGCAGTTGATCTCTTTGCAGTTGGGTCGATTGAAAGACGCAGGCACCATGCAACCGACGCAAGTGAGCTTGGCCAAGTGGAACAACGTGCGTATGGCCATCGACATTGCACGCGAAGCACGTGATCTGTTGGGTGGCGCGGGTATCACCACTGAACATTGTCCGATTCGCCATGCTTTGAACTTGGAATCCGTGATCACCTATGAAGGAACGGAGACCGTCCATCAGTTGGTCGTGGGTCGCGAACTCACAGGCATCAACGCGTTCTAA
- a CDS encoding TatD family hydrolase, with the protein MLQLFDTHSHFDVDAFDADRDVVLVRAKAAGVHWQLVPAIERQGWQGLADVCSTDAGLLPAFGLHPVYLNTHCQADLDALPTWIANHTSLAIGEIGLDYFMPELDVDMQHHYFESQLHIARELRLPAIIHARRAVDAVIHALRRIKTVGGIVHSFSGSAQQAQQLNALGYKVGIGGPVTYARAQRMHRVLKELPRDGFVLETDAPDQPDSEWQGQRNEPARITQVLTHVARIRDEAPEDIARYTTETARTLFGV; encoded by the coding sequence TTGTTGCAACTTTTTGATACGCATAGCCACTTCGACGTCGATGCATTCGATGCAGATCGCGATGTGGTGCTTGTACGTGCAAAAGCGGCGGGTGTGCATTGGCAATTGGTGCCAGCAATCGAACGCCAAGGCTGGCAAGGTCTAGCCGACGTCTGCAGCACTGACGCGGGCTTGCTGCCTGCTTTCGGATTGCATCCGGTCTACTTGAACACGCACTGTCAAGCAGACCTCGATGCATTGCCCACTTGGATCGCGAACCACACGAGCCTTGCCATTGGCGAAATCGGTTTGGACTATTTCATGCCCGAGCTCGACGTGGACATGCAACATCATTACTTCGAATCGCAACTGCACATCGCGCGCGAGTTGCGCTTGCCCGCCATTATTCATGCGCGCCGTGCGGTAGACGCGGTGATCCACGCACTTCGACGCATCAAGACAGTGGGCGGGATCGTGCACAGCTTTTCGGGAAGCGCGCAACAAGCGCAGCAACTCAACGCGTTGGGCTACAAAGTGGGTATTGGCGGTCCGGTGACCTATGCGCGTGCGCAACGCATGCATCGCGTCTTAAAGGAATTACCGCGCGATGGCTTCGTGTTGGAAACCGATGCACCGGATCAACCGGATTCGGAATGGCAAGGTCAACGCAATGAACCCGCACGTATCACGCAGGTTCTAACGCATGTGGCACGCATCCGCGACGAAGCTCCGGAGGACATTGCGCGATATACCACTGAAACAGCGCGCACACTCTTTGGCGTTTAG
- a CDS encoding DUF456 domain-containing protein yields MDMQHLYFAGAAILILIGLAGTLLPALPGLPLVFIGLLLAAWADHFERVGAVVLIVLGALTVISLVVDYWASAKGAARTGASRLAVIGAALGTLATFVLGPIGLFAGPFVGAAVGEILHRRSLAGKDLGDATKVGLGATLGVIFGIVLKLGIAFLMLGLFAIAWFA; encoded by the coding sequence TTGGACATGCAACACCTCTATTTTGCCGGCGCGGCTATCCTGATTCTGATCGGTCTGGCTGGCACTTTGCTCCCCGCTCTACCGGGCTTACCGCTTGTTTTTATTGGACTTTTGCTCGCTGCCTGGGCCGATCACTTCGAGCGCGTGGGTGCGGTCGTGCTGATCGTTTTGGGTGCCCTGACCGTCATTTCTTTAGTGGTGGATTACTGGGCATCGGCCAAAGGCGCGGCCCGGACGGGTGCCAGCCGCCTCGCCGTGATTGGTGCAGCGCTCGGCACACTTGCGACGTTTGTGCTCGGCCCGATCGGGCTATTTGCGGGTCCGTTCGTCGGTGCAGCGGTGGGTGAAATCCTCCATCGCCGCAGTCTGGCCGGCAAAGATTTGGGTGATGCAACCAAAGTTGGTTTGGGCGCGACGCTTGGCGTCATCTTTGGCATCGTGTTGAAACTCGGTATCGCGTTTCTGATGTTGGGTCTGTTTGCTATCGCGTGGTTTGCATGA